In Dysidea avara chromosome 3, odDysAvar1.4, whole genome shotgun sequence, a single window of DNA contains:
- the LOC136248585 gene encoding uncharacterized protein, translating into MARHLSGTLLTAVFLRAQCLDLFCLSSLYVNDIPDLVESKIKMFADNIKIYKQITSFGDALSLQNDLDKLCDWAKEWLLHFNVVKCKHLKYGNNASPYEYYMNDEGTNTKLGIVSSEKDLGVWITSKPNFALQCDKASAKAMQSLGLIKRTFTHLTKESFLILYKTYVRPHLEYCVSIWNPFLAQNIDKLERIQQRATKLVPELAQLPYETRLQHLDLLSLFCRRQREFHQTHSSPLLTVLLEDIIRKYLSTTPGSTQD; encoded by the exons ATGGCGAGACATCTAAGTGGTACCCTGTTGACAGCGGTGTTCCTCAGGGCTCAGTGCTTGGACCTCTTCTGTTTATCTAGcttatatgttaatgatatccCTGACTTAGTGGAATCTAAGATCAAAATGTTTGCCGACAATATAAAGATCTATAAGCAGATAACAAGTTTTGGTGATGCATTATCTCTTCAGAATGATCTGGACAAACTCTGTGATTGGGCAAAAGAATGGTTATTGCATTTCAATGTTGTTAAGTGTAAGCACTTAAAGTATGGAAATAATGCCTCACCTTATGAATACTATATGAATGATGAAGGGACAAATACTAAACTTGGTATAGTATCATCAGAAAAGGACCTGGGAGTGTGGATAACATCTAAGCCAAACTTCGCACTACAATGTGACAAAGCGTCGGCTAAAGCTATGCAATCCCTTGGATTAATAAAGAGAACGTTTACCCACCTGACTAAAGAATCATTCTTGATACTATATAAGACATACGTTCGCCCACACCTAGAATATTGTGTCTCAATTTGGAACCCATTTTTAGCACAAAACATTGACAAACTAGAACGGATACAGCAGAGAGCCACTAAGTTAGTTCCAGAATTAGCACAACTACCATATGAAACAAGACTACAACACCTTGACTTACTTTCTTTGTTTTGTAGAAGACAAAGAG agtttcaccagacccattCTTCACCATTGTTGACAGTATTACTAGAGGACATCATCAGAAAATATTTAAGCACCACTCCAGGATCAACCCAAGATTAA